A window from Kovacikia minuta CCNUW1 encodes these proteins:
- a CDS encoding IS5 family transposase, with amino-acid sequence MAYSSSLTDAEWEILEPLLPQILPKKKRTRPCDWTKREIIDGILYQLKNGCNWEDLPKDLPPYSTVYWHYKQWREAGVIEKLMGVLHGQVREQVKKKPKWTRLIIIDSQAVKNTCNASVDSKGFCFYKATNGIKRHLAVDTLGFPFFTHCTKADVSDDLGLLEMLTLNIDYFKSKPVNIPKITILLDHGYHIDALIEALEQVYPQIMTKIRFERSTKPSKQEKAAQGKSGFVPAVARWVIERSNAWMERCKSLVKNFERTLSHAETKINLCFVRLMLKRLAATS; translated from the coding sequence ATGGCATATTCGAGCAGTCTCACTGATGCAGAATGGGAAATTCTTGAACCGCTGTTGCCTCAGATATTACCCAAGAAGAAACGGACCCGACCCTGCGATTGGACGAAGCGGGAGATCATTGATGGCATCCTTTATCAACTCAAGAACGGTTGCAATTGGGAAGACTTACCCAAAGACTTACCTCCCTACTCGACGGTGTATTGGCACTACAAGCAGTGGCGGGAAGCTGGGGTGATCGAGAAACTGATGGGAGTATTGCATGGACAGGTGCGGGAACAGGTTAAAAAAAAGCCCAAATGGACGAGGTTAATCATCATTGACTCGCAAGCGGTGAAGAATACTTGCAATGCCAGTGTAGACTCAAAGGGCTTCTGTTTTTACAAAGCGACCAATGGGATTAAAAGGCACCTGGCTGTTGATACGCTTGGGTTTCCCTTTTTCACTCATTGCACAAAAGCTGATGTTTCCGATGATCTGGGATTGCTTGAGATGTTGACGCTCAACATTGACTATTTCAAGTCAAAACCTGTTAACATTCCCAAGATTACCATCTTGCTCGACCACGGCTATCACATTGATGCTTTGATTGAAGCATTGGAGCAGGTTTATCCTCAAATTATGACGAAAATCAGGTTTGAGCGTTCAACCAAACCCTCGAAACAAGAGAAAGCAGCGCAAGGAAAATCTGGATTTGTCCCAGCAGTCGCAAGATGGGTCATCGAACGATCCAATGCTTGGATGGAGCGGTGTAAAAGTTTGGTTAAAAACTTTGAGCGCACCCTATCTCATGCGGAAACTAAGATTAACCTCTGCTTTGTCAGGCTAATGCTGAAGCGGCTTGCAGCTACTTCCTGA
- a CDS encoding glycosyltransferase family 4 protein, protein MSAKDPGTHHFWGLRNPSLVSQVEAFSPDAVLLMNYNYASLYNFLWQWNSHRVPLLFRGDSHRLVPPTGFKAQLRRQIISLIYQRFAACLYVGKANYEYFRYHGIAPNQLFFSPHAVENNRFFAQVEQAKQAVIAWKQELGIPAHHRVILFAGKFEPKKRPLDLLQAFLQAQLPQVSLLLVGAGALETELKEKATAHPHIYFAPFQNQTLMPRTYAVADIVVLPSYGGQETWGLAINEAMCLARPVIVSTHVGCAQDLVHAYQNGLTFPAGDVTALANCLREAFSNPQRLQKWGMQSHQIISSYSYKQATEGLRKALKTIKEKSFKF, encoded by the coding sequence ATGTCAGCCAAGGATCCTGGAACGCATCACTTCTGGGGCTTGCGAAACCCGTCGCTGGTTTCCCAGGTTGAGGCTTTTTCACCGGATGCAGTGCTGTTAATGAACTATAACTATGCCAGTTTGTACAACTTTCTTTGGCAATGGAATTCCCATCGGGTTCCTCTCCTATTTCGAGGTGATTCCCATCGTTTGGTGCCTCCAACGGGTTTTAAGGCACAGTTACGCCGACAAATCATCTCCTTAATCTACCAGCGTTTTGCAGCCTGCCTGTACGTTGGCAAAGCAAATTATGAGTATTTTCGATACCACGGCATTGCGCCAAACCAGCTATTTTTCTCGCCCCATGCGGTAGAGAACAATCGTTTTTTTGCCCAGGTAGAGCAGGCAAAACAGGCTGTGATCGCCTGGAAACAAGAACTGGGCATTCCTGCCCATCACCGAGTTATTTTATTTGCAGGCAAATTTGAACCTAAAAAACGCCCCCTGGATTTGCTCCAGGCTTTTTTGCAGGCGCAATTACCGCAGGTCTCTTTGCTATTGGTTGGGGCAGGTGCCCTGGAGACAGAATTGAAGGAGAAAGCAACCGCTCATCCCCACATCTATTTCGCCCCGTTTCAAAATCAAACGCTGATGCCACGTACCTATGCTGTCGCAGACATCGTGGTTTTACCCAGCTATGGTGGTCAGGAAACCTGGGGACTGGCAATTAACGAGGCAATGTGCCTTGCCCGTCCAGTCATTGTCAGTACCCATGTTGGCTGTGCCCAGGATCTGGTGCATGCTTATCAGAACGGCTTAACTTTTCCGGCGGGGGATGTAACTGCCCTGGCAAACTGCCTTCGGGAAGCGTTCTCTAATCCACAACGACTTCAAAAATGGGGCATGCAAAGCCATCAAATCATATCCAGCTACAGCTATAAGCAGGCAACGGAGGGGTTGAGGAAGGCATTGAAAACGATAAAGGAAAAGAGTTTTAAGTTTTGA
- a CDS encoding glycosyltransferase, which yields MHPKQRHFHLWMPNMLGFKGGVQVYSAFFLRAIQSLCPQGCFDVFLKHDSQTSPQIEYLPDTRFHFAGRFPDSVRTLAFVAQLVGQGIWQCPDLIITTHLNFTPAAYQLKRLRGISYWTIAHGVEAWNVTRPGLQTALHHADLILAVSHYTRDRLLKEQNLDPSRVLLLPNTFDASRFQIGRKPDRLLQQYQLKPEQPVILTVNRLSSTESYKGYDKVLAALPKIRQLIPDVHYIIVGKGDDRPRIEQLIAQLQLQNCVTLAGFVPDNELGDYYNLCDVFAMPSKCEGFGIVYLEALACGKPALGGNQDGAIDALLGGELGALVNPDDEAEIAQTIIQILQGDYPHPIIYQPEALRQRVVDTYGFEQFQRTLANHLRKTTT from the coding sequence ATGCACCCAAAACAACGCCATTTTCATCTCTGGATGCCTAATATGTTAGGGTTTAAAGGGGGGGTTCAAGTCTATTCGGCTTTTTTTCTAAGGGCAATTCAAAGCCTTTGTCCTCAGGGCTGCTTTGATGTTTTTTTGAAGCATGATAGTCAGACATCACCACAGATTGAGTATTTGCCTGATACCCGGTTTCACTTTGCAGGCAGGTTTCCGGACTCAGTTCGGACGCTTGCTTTTGTTGCACAATTGGTCGGACAGGGGATTTGGCAATGTCCCGATCTGATCATTACAACCCATCTCAATTTCACACCTGCGGCTTATCAGCTCAAGCGGTTAAGGGGAATTTCCTATTGGACGATCGCCCACGGAGTCGAAGCCTGGAATGTAACCCGTCCCGGTTTGCAAACTGCCCTGCACCACGCGGATCTGATCCTGGCAGTGAGCCACTATACCCGCGATCGCCTGCTCAAGGAACAGAATCTTGATCCAAGCCGAGTTTTACTACTGCCCAATACCTTTGATGCCAGCCGATTTCAAATTGGGCGTAAACCCGATCGGCTACTTCAGCAATACCAACTCAAGCCTGAACAGCCCGTGATTCTAACTGTGAATCGGCTATCCAGCACAGAATCCTATAAGGGCTATGACAAGGTTCTGGCAGCATTACCCAAAATTCGCCAGCTCATTCCTGACGTGCATTACATCATTGTTGGCAAAGGCGACGATCGCCCACGAATTGAACAGTTGATTGCCCAGCTTCAGCTACAGAATTGTGTGACCTTAGCGGGTTTTGTTCCAGACAATGAACTGGGTGATTACTACAACCTGTGCGATGTCTTTGCCATGCCGAGTAAATGTGAAGGGTTTGGCATTGTTTATCTGGAAGCGCTTGCCTGTGGCAAACCCGCTCTGGGAGGAAACCAGGATGGCGCGATCGATGCCTTATTGGGAGGGGAATTGGGAGCTTTGGTGAACCCCGATGATGAGGCAGAAATTGCTCAAACTATCATCCAAATTCTGCAAGGTGATTATCCCCATCCAATCATCTATCAACCCGAAGCGTTACGACAACGAGTTGTAGATACCTATGGATTTGAGCAGTTCCAACGAACGCTTGCGAATCATCTAAGGAAAACTACGACATAA
- a CDS encoding RpnC/YadD family protein, whose protein sequence is MFVYYYRLRDRYKQPIASLAILGDERATWRPQPFQEELWGCRVLFEFPIIKLLDYEPRWTELESIRNPFAIAVMAHLKTKETRNDAVARKEWKFRLTRQLYEQGYERQDILNLFRFLDWMMELPEGLKQAFWTELEQYEQERQMPYVTSIEQMGIEKGREEVRRSLALKMLQENLPLETIARITEFTTAELQQLQANQQQE, encoded by the coding sequence ATGTTTGTGTATTACTATCGTCTGCGAGACAGGTACAAGCAACCGATTGCAAGTTTAGCCATCCTGGGAGACGAGCGGGCAACTTGGCGACCGCAGCCCTTCCAGGAGGAACTTTGGGGCTGTCGAGTCCTGTTTGAGTTTCCGATTATTAAGTTGCTGGACTATGAGCCGCGATGGACAGAGTTAGAATCCATTCGTAATCCCTTTGCCATTGCAGTCATGGCGCATCTGAAGACGAAGGAAACCCGGAACGATGCGGTCGCCCGTAAGGAATGGAAGTTTCGGCTGACGCGACAACTGTACGAGCAAGGCTATGAGCGGCAGGATATACTGAACTTATTCCGGTTTCTAGATTGGATGATGGAGTTGCCAGAGGGCTTGAAGCAGGCATTTTGGACTGAACTTGAGCAGTATGAGCAGGAGCGACAGATGCCTTACGTGACTTCGATTGAGCAAATGGGGATTGAGAAGGGGAGAGAGGAGGTGCGGCGATCGCTGGCTCTAAAAATGCTTCAGGAAAACCTTCCGCTGGAAACGATCGCCCGCATTACTGAATTTACAACTGCTGAACTCCAACAACTCCAAGCTAACCAGCAGCAGGAATAG
- a CDS encoding glycosyltransferase yields MWRKWGGLGRRLLPDFSERIEHFILTRVPTHVFLNSRQRQHAVTYQAMDVKVLHVIPSISPLRGGPSQAAIEMVGALRTHGVEAEIVTTNDHGPDLLDVPLNQRIEYQHVPVRFFSRFSPSMHAAREFAFSHQLTTWLWHQVRNYDLLHVHAIFSYPSTIAMAIARQKQVPYINRPLGQLCEWSLQQSARKKQTYLQLIERSNLNQSTALHFTSHQEHQETKRLGLKTPGVVLPHGLTLAPAIPNARQRLRQQFNLPADEPIILFLSRLHPKKGLDYLIPALGKLRHYRFTFILAGNGSPEYETEVEALLRQYELSDRTCRAGFVTGEKKDLLLQGSDLFALTSHSENFGVAVLEAMAVGLPVIVTPGIALAAVVAEHQLGLVPRLNAEAISFAIDHCLSHPEQRREMGDRARQLVLAKYTWKQVTAQMQQTYAAIRQQKPLPVFD; encoded by the coding sequence ATGTGGCGGAAATGGGGGGGATTAGGGAGGAGGTTGCTGCCCGACTTCAGCGAAAGAATTGAGCACTTCATCCTGACGAGGGTGCCGACGCATGTATTTCTAAATAGCCGTCAGCGGCAACATGCAGTCACTTATCAGGCAATGGATGTGAAAGTTCTCCATGTGATTCCCTCCATTTCTCCCCTGCGTGGTGGTCCCAGTCAGGCAGCCATCGAGATGGTGGGAGCGCTCCGCACTCATGGTGTTGAGGCTGAAATTGTCACAACTAATGATCACGGACCTGATTTGCTTGATGTTCCCCTCAACCAGCGAATTGAGTACCAGCACGTTCCCGTTCGATTTTTTTCCCGATTTTCTCCTTCAATGCATGCTGCGCGGGAGTTTGCTTTCTCCCATCAGTTAACGACCTGGCTCTGGCATCAGGTGCGCAACTACGATTTATTGCATGTTCATGCTATTTTTTCTTATCCTTCCACAATCGCAATGGCGATCGCCCGCCAAAAACAGGTTCCTTATATTAACCGTCCACTGGGACAACTGTGTGAATGGTCACTTCAGCAGAGTGCCCGTAAAAAACAAACCTACTTACAATTAATTGAACGATCGAACCTGAACCAAAGTACAGCGCTACACTTTACTTCTCACCAGGAACACCAGGAAACAAAACGGTTGGGGCTAAAAACACCAGGGGTTGTGTTGCCGCATGGTCTTACCCTTGCACCTGCAATTCCCAATGCACGGCAACGCCTGCGACAACAGTTCAATTTGCCAGCGGACGAACCGATCATTTTGTTTCTGTCACGCTTGCATCCCAAGAAAGGACTGGATTATTTGATTCCTGCCCTGGGTAAACTGCGGCATTACCGCTTTACCTTTATTCTGGCGGGCAATGGTTCACCCGAATATGAAACCGAAGTGGAGGCGTTGCTGAGGCAATACGAATTGAGCGATCGCACCTGCCGCGCCGGATTTGTAACTGGAGAGAAGAAGGATTTATTGCTCCAGGGTTCAGATTTGTTTGCCCTCACATCCCATTCAGAAAACTTTGGCGTTGCAGTTCTAGAAGCAATGGCAGTGGGGCTACCTGTGATTGTGACACCAGGAATTGCCCTGGCTGCTGTTGTGGCTGAGCACCAATTGGGTCTGGTTCCCAGGTTGAATGCAGAGGCAATTTCATTTGCCATTGATCATTGTTTAAGCCATCCAGAACAACGCCGGGAAATGGGCGATCGTGCCCGTCAACTGGTGCTTGCAAAGTATACCTGGAAGCAGGTTACCGCACAGATGCAGCAAACCTATGCCGCTATTCGTCAACAGAAGCCACTTCCAGTTTTTGACTGA
- a CDS encoding class I SAM-dependent methyltransferase, producing MQISMNPSEYSYASGEAGHHHAYLITPLLEFLPQQTATSSQKLRVLDLGCGNGSLTRRIAQQGYEVVGVEDSASGVQCAQQHAPECHFIHASIYHLPFADLEGQFDIVVGAEVIEHLIYPRELVRSAQRCLKPGGRLILTTPYHGYWKNLALASCGKMDQHFTALWDGGHVKFFSVSTLTKLLEEEGLTQIHFKFAGRIPYLWKSMLCSSVVGMD from the coding sequence ATGCAAATCTCGATGAACCCTTCCGAGTATTCCTACGCCAGTGGTGAAGCTGGTCATCATCACGCCTATCTAATAACGCCACTATTAGAGTTCTTGCCCCAACAAACTGCCACCTCATCCCAAAAACTTCGAGTTCTAGATCTTGGCTGTGGTAACGGTAGCCTTACCCGGAGGATTGCCCAACAAGGATATGAAGTTGTTGGTGTGGAGGATTCAGCTTCAGGCGTTCAGTGTGCTCAACAGCATGCCCCGGAGTGCCACTTCATTCATGCAAGTATCTACCATCTCCCTTTCGCAGATTTGGAAGGTCAATTTGACATTGTGGTTGGTGCTGAAGTAATTGAACATTTGATTTATCCAAGAGAGCTGGTGCGATCGGCTCAGCGGTGCCTAAAACCGGGAGGTCGCCTCATTCTCACAACCCCTTACCACGGATATTGGAAGAATTTAGCGTTAGCATCTTGCGGAAAGATGGATCAGCACTTTACTGCCCTTTGGGATGGTGGGCATGTCAAATTTTTCTCTGTATCTACGCTAACAAAGTTGTTAGAAGAAGAAGGATTGACTCAAATTCACTTTAAGTTTGCAGGTAGGATTCCCTATCTCTGGAAATCAATGCTGTGCTCCAGTGTTGTAGGGATGGATTAA
- a CDS encoding glycosyltransferase family 2 protein — MLEKVTPLILTYNEAPNIDRTLQQLTWAQTILVIDSFSSDETLEILYSYPQVKVIQRSFDSFANQCNFGLSKIETEWALSIDADYVVTEALINEINGLPDSPEVNGYSVRFKYCVFGKPLRGTLLPPRTVLYRRCKATYQDDGHAHRVWVEGGLGKLSGYIYHDDRKPLSRWLWAQDRYMVIEIKKLLETPFNELSWGDRIRRTKILAPFIILIYCLVLKGGILDGWRGWYYAFQRVLAETLLGIRLIEAEKMKSN, encoded by the coding sequence ATGTTAGAGAAAGTTACTCCTCTAATCCTCACCTACAACGAAGCTCCCAATATCGATCGCACCCTGCAACAACTGACCTGGGCGCAAACCATCCTTGTGATTGATAGTTTTAGTAGCGATGAAACATTAGAAATTCTTTACTCCTATCCTCAGGTCAAAGTTATTCAACGATCTTTTGATAGCTTTGCCAATCAATGCAACTTTGGTCTATCTAAGATTGAGACTGAGTGGGCGCTTTCTATTGATGCAGACTATGTTGTAACAGAAGCCTTAATTAATGAAATTAACGGTCTACCTGATTCTCCCGAAGTCAATGGTTACAGTGTTCGATTCAAATATTGTGTTTTTGGCAAACCACTGCGAGGAACCTTACTACCACCCAGGACAGTTTTATACCGTCGCTGCAAGGCAACCTATCAAGATGACGGACATGCCCACCGAGTTTGGGTAGAAGGGGGACTGGGAAAGCTTTCTGGTTATATCTACCATGACGATCGCAAACCATTGAGTCGATGGTTGTGGGCGCAGGATCGTTACATGGTCATCGAAATCAAAAAACTCTTAGAAACTCCTTTCAATGAATTAAGTTGGGGCGATCGTATTCGTAGAACAAAGATTCTCGCTCCATTTATCATTCTTATCTATTGCCTGGTGCTCAAAGGCGGCATTTTAGATGGCTGGCGTGGTTGGTATTATGCCTTTCAACGAGTTCTGGCAGAAACACTGTTAGGAATTCGGTTAATTGAAGCCGAGAAGATGAAAAGTAACTGA
- a CDS encoding SGNH/GDSL hydrolase family protein, with the protein MKFHPRYRIPAIGITALVATEIFLRAAFGLGNPVLFQTDPETGYRFKPNQKSIRFSKRIEYNQYSQRSEPITAKKPEGTLRVLMIGDSVLNGGNPVDQSETITHLLEDKIVAIGQRAEVLNASASGWGIGNQLGYLQKFGTLDSDRVILLISSHNLTQPTSTGDRVGNNPFFPDQAPLFATQEAIRRYLLPMFQTAINFEQSSNSPEPVVSTGKISTSSEAEQHFQHNMELLKKSISLVKAQKVPLEVLFVPNRQNLTPAFTTPAYKLKFLQFLNAQEIPVLDVHKAWSAVPVMAGSTYFRDGKHLTEKGNEAVANFIFQQLCFTRQVKQCASPHTSATMLP; encoded by the coding sequence ATGAAATTTCATCCCAGGTATCGGATTCCAGCGATTGGGATCACTGCTTTAGTTGCAACTGAAATATTTCTAAGAGCAGCATTTGGACTGGGAAATCCGGTTCTATTTCAAACCGATCCGGAGACAGGTTATCGCTTTAAACCCAATCAAAAGAGCATCCGCTTCAGTAAGCGAATTGAGTATAACCAGTACTCTCAACGGTCTGAACCAATTACCGCTAAAAAACCTGAAGGAACCCTAAGAGTTTTGATGATAGGTGATTCAGTTCTAAATGGGGGCAATCCAGTTGATCAATCCGAAACAATTACCCATTTGCTAGAAGATAAAATTGTAGCGATCGGACAGCGTGCAGAAGTGTTGAATGCTTCTGCCAGTGGTTGGGGAATTGGCAATCAATTGGGGTATTTGCAAAAGTTTGGTACGCTTGACAGCGATAGAGTCATTCTGTTGATCAGTTCGCACAATCTTACCCAACCCACCAGTACCGGCGATCGCGTCGGCAACAATCCCTTTTTCCCTGACCAAGCTCCTTTGTTCGCCACTCAGGAAGCCATCAGGCGTTATCTTTTACCCATGTTTCAAACAGCGATCAATTTTGAGCAATCTTCTAATTCCCCAGAACCGGTAGTATCTACTGGGAAAATTTCTACATCATCTGAGGCGGAGCAGCACTTCCAGCACAATATGGAGCTACTGAAAAAAAGTATCTCCCTGGTTAAAGCGCAAAAAGTTCCTCTGGAGGTTCTTTTCGTTCCCAATCGGCAAAACTTAACGCCTGCCTTCACCACTCCAGCCTATAAGCTCAAATTCCTTCAGTTTCTTAACGCCCAAGAAATTCCTGTGTTGGATGTTCACAAAGCCTGGTCAGCCGTTCCTGTAATGGCAGGATCAACTTACTTTCGAGATGGCAAGCACCTGACTGAAAAAGGGAACGAAGCTGTTGCCAATTTTATCTTTCAACAGCTTTGTTTTACCCGGCAGGTTAAGCAGTGCGCCTCGCCACACACATCAGCGACAATGCTGCCATAG
- a CDS encoding class I SAM-dependent methyltransferase, translating to MINQFGVSSPYLPDSSIEQWDGEIPICKISNLTLAIQANAYYFGHPTWAKNYFSACHRDAAFADRWQAVIGNWQNKIVVDVGCGPGNLYATLGDRCGKPRRLIGVDVSLGALKMAKTLGYTPVLADAQQLPFESGFADIVMVNATLHHCDNMAKALQESARLVRPGGLLITDHDPQQSAWQYRQLGLWLWKARLPFYRWLKRGGHSTPDEQFWGLASEVHHKPGDGVTPEFYQEILEPLGFSLHIYPHNNTAGKEVLQGNYGRSIWKCRLAQQLSGINPDSPMAALSLMCVARRTA from the coding sequence ATGATTAACCAATTTGGGGTCTCGTCTCCGTATCTCCCAGATAGCAGCATTGAGCAATGGGATGGAGAGATTCCAATCTGCAAAATTTCAAATCTGACGCTGGCAATCCAGGCGAACGCCTATTATTTTGGACATCCTACCTGGGCGAAAAACTACTTTTCAGCCTGCCATCGCGATGCGGCATTTGCAGACCGCTGGCAGGCGGTAATTGGCAACTGGCAAAACAAAATTGTGGTGGATGTGGGGTGTGGACCGGGTAACTTGTATGCGACTTTGGGCGATCGCTGTGGTAAACCTCGACGGTTAATTGGGGTAGATGTTTCCCTGGGTGCGCTTAAAATGGCTAAAACATTGGGCTACACACCAGTTCTGGCAGATGCCCAACAACTCCCTTTTGAATCTGGATTCGCAGACATTGTAATGGTCAATGCGACGTTACACCACTGCGACAATATGGCAAAAGCATTACAGGAATCAGCTCGTCTGGTTCGTCCGGGCGGGCTTTTAATTACTGATCATGATCCGCAACAATCAGCGTGGCAATACCGACAATTGGGATTATGGCTATGGAAAGCCCGCTTACCGTTCTATCGCTGGCTGAAGCGGGGTGGGCACTCCACCCCAGATGAACAATTTTGGGGACTGGCAAGCGAGGTTCACCATAAGCCTGGGGATGGCGTCACCCCCGAGTTCTACCAGGAGATTTTAGAACCTCTCGGATTTAGCCTTCACATTTATCCCCATAACAACACTGCCGGAAAAGAAGTATTGCAGGGTAACTATGGGCGATCGATCTGGAAGTGCCGTCTAGCTCAGCAACTCTCTGGAATTAATCCTGATTCACCTATGGCAGCATTGTCGCTGATGTGTGTGGCGAGGCGCACTGCTTAA
- a CDS encoding 2OG-Fe(II) oxygenase, translating into MENQAHIITKKTTAPGRRNDYAEQILERLEACQDSLHQEFFSANRINSCFVDEVLSERDAREIYAAFPQQEEMLRLKDLREFKYVGMQMDRFDPILEEIIYAFQDPRIVAIVSQITGIEPLLPDEYLYAGGISLMHQGCFLNPHLDNSHDKDRNHYRVLNLLYYVTPDWRETYGGNLELWDRGIKQPCRTIHSKFNRLAIMVTNQTSWHSVSQVQHPGRRCCVSNYYFSPKPAEAENYFHVTSFRGRPEQPLRDFVLQGDLALRNGLRKVFKRGIRKPHFYRKTDGKF; encoded by the coding sequence ATGGAAAACCAGGCTCATATTATCACTAAAAAGACAACCGCACCTGGGCGCAGAAACGACTATGCCGAACAGATTCTAGAAAGACTTGAAGCCTGTCAGGATTCATTACATCAAGAGTTTTTTAGTGCAAATCGGATCAACAGTTGCTTTGTTGACGAGGTATTGAGTGAAAGGGATGCCAGAGAGATCTATGCAGCTTTTCCCCAACAGGAAGAGATGTTACGCCTCAAAGATTTGCGCGAGTTTAAGTATGTGGGAATGCAAATGGATCGGTTTGATCCAATTCTGGAAGAGATCATCTATGCCTTTCAAGACCCCAGAATTGTTGCGATCGTTTCCCAAATTACTGGAATTGAGCCACTTCTGCCCGATGAGTACCTCTATGCTGGAGGCATCAGCCTGATGCATCAAGGCTGTTTTTTGAACCCCCACTTAGACAACTCCCACGACAAAGATCGCAACCACTACCGGGTATTAAATCTGCTTTACTACGTCACACCGGACTGGCGGGAGACCTATGGCGGCAACCTGGAGCTTTGGGATCGGGGCATTAAACAACCTTGCAGAACCATCCATAGCAAGTTCAATCGCCTTGCGATCATGGTCACAAACCAAACCTCCTGGCACTCTGTTAGCCAGGTTCAGCATCCTGGGCGGCGCTGCTGTGTGTCCAATTACTACTTCTCACCCAAACCTGCTGAAGCAGAGAACTACTTTCATGTCACGTCTTTCCGAGGACGCCCCGAACAACCCCTCAGAGATTTCGTCTTACAAGGAGATCTTGCCCTGCGAAATGGGTTACGCAAGGTTTTCAAACGGGGAATCAGAAAACCCCACTTTTATCGGAAGACCGATGGAAAGTTTTGA
- a CDS encoding WcaF family extracellular polysaccharide biosynthesis acetyltransferase translates to MHLDRYTLGTYTPGAPFWKQLLWYFGGDLLIRSRWFPLSAFKVWILRCFGAQVGQQVRIKPGVRIKFPWKLSIGDHVWIGENAWIDNVDRVTIESHVCISQNVYLCTGNHDWSHPDFKLVPDSIWIETGSWIAANAVIGPGVKVGKGAVLCLGSVTGRSLQPMTIYAGNPAQPIKERVVNQSDRK, encoded by the coding sequence ATGCACCTCGATCGCTACACGCTTGGTACTTACACCCCCGGTGCTCCCTTTTGGAAACAACTCCTCTGGTATTTTGGGGGAGATCTGCTGATTCGCAGCCGTTGGTTTCCCCTGTCTGCGTTCAAGGTTTGGATTTTGCGTTGCTTTGGCGCACAGGTGGGTCAGCAGGTACGAATTAAACCGGGTGTGCGGATCAAGTTTCCCTGGAAGTTATCGATCGGCGATCATGTCTGGATTGGCGAAAATGCCTGGATTGATAACGTTGATCGGGTGACCATAGAAAGCCACGTGTGTATTTCACAAAACGTTTATCTATGTACTGGCAACCATGATTGGAGCCATCCAGACTTTAAACTGGTGCCAGATTCAATCTGGATTGAGACGGGAAGCTGGATCGCTGCAAATGCGGTGATTGGTCCAGGTGTAAAGGTTGGTAAGGGAGCAGTATTATGCCTGGGAAGCGTCACCGGACGATCGCTACAACCGATGACCATTTATGCGGGCAACCCTGCCCAACCGATCAAGGAACGAGTGGTTAACCAGAGCGATCGGAAATAG